One genomic window of Halogeometricum sp. S3BR5-2 includes the following:
- a CDS encoding acyl-CoA dehydrogenase family protein translates to MTLAGADSALTDEQRAIRDVVREFAVEEIRPTAREADETEEFPEEVWDGLADLDLTGLTVPEEYGGFDADRATYALVNEQVAYGQLAVATALSVHCLATSCIAEFGSDEQKETWLPEMVDGRPVGMFALSEPDAGSNPAEMSTVARREGDEYVIDGKKQWITNGERGEVCILFAKTDREDPGSVTQFLVPKDAGIEVGKKEHKLGLRASDTTALVFDDVRIPAENRLTEEGKGLSAAFHILTGGRVGIAAQAVGLAQSAFDEAKAYAGDREQFGGPISDIQAVRHKFSEMATQIQAARLMVREAARQDDAGEDPRTAAAMAKYFASEAAVDVTNEAVQVHGGYGYTTDFDVERMYRDSKITTIYEGTSEIQKDIIARGVLD, encoded by the coding sequence ATGACACTCGCAGGCGCGGATTCGGCCCTCACCGACGAGCAGCGAGCGATTCGGGACGTGGTCCGGGAGTTCGCCGTCGAGGAGATTCGCCCGACGGCGCGGGAGGCCGACGAGACGGAGGAGTTCCCCGAGGAGGTGTGGGACGGCCTCGCCGACCTCGACCTGACGGGCCTGACCGTCCCCGAGGAGTACGGCGGCTTCGACGCCGACCGGGCGACGTACGCCCTCGTGAACGAGCAGGTGGCCTACGGCCAACTCGCGGTGGCGACGGCGCTGTCCGTCCACTGTCTCGCCACCTCGTGTATCGCGGAGTTCGGAAGCGACGAGCAGAAGGAGACGTGGTTGCCGGAGATGGTCGACGGCCGCCCCGTGGGGATGTTCGCGCTGTCGGAACCCGACGCCGGGTCGAACCCCGCGGAGATGTCCACCGTCGCGCGCCGCGAGGGCGACGAGTACGTCATCGACGGGAAGAAGCAGTGGATCACGAACGGCGAACGGGGAGAGGTGTGCATCCTCTTCGCCAAGACGGACCGCGAGGACCCCGGGTCGGTCACGCAGTTCCTCGTCCCGAAGGACGCCGGTATCGAGGTGGGCAAGAAGGAGCACAAACTCGGCCTCCGCGCCTCAGACACGACGGCGCTCGTCTTCGACGACGTGCGCATCCCCGCCGAGAACCGACTCACCGAGGAGGGAAAGGGGCTCTCAGCCGCATTTCACATCCTCACCGGCGGGCGCGTCGGCATCGCCGCGCAGGCCGTCGGCCTCGCGCAGTCGGCGTTCGACGAGGCGAAGGCGTACGCGGGCGACCGAGAGCAGTTCGGCGGCCCCATCTCGGACATCCAGGCCGTCCGCCACAAGTTCTCCGAGATGGCGACGCAGATACAGGCCGCGCGCCTGATGGTCCGCGAGGCGGCCCGGCAGGACGACGCGGGGGAGGACCCGCGCACCGCGGCCGCGATGGCGAAGTACTTCGCCAGCGAGGCGGCCGTCGACGTGACGAACGAGGCCGTCCAGGTTCACGGCGGCTACGGCTACACGACCGACTTCGACGTCGAGCGGATGTACCGCGATTCGAAGATAACGACCATCTACGAGGGGACCAGCGAGATACAGAAGGACATCATCGCGCGCGGCGTCCTCGACTGA
- a CDS encoding alanyl-tRNA editing protein: protein MLTRAPAEPTIREFEAEVTGVDGRAVTLDRTYFYAESGGQPADRGTLDGVPVEDVQTDAGTESVVHTLESDPDFSPGDRVTGVVDDEFRTYCMRAHTASHVLYGAGREVLSDLGYGGFDISPEKVRVDFVTSTDIDDEVLVELERLVNRTVWESRGVSWEEVPTEEALDRAEVAFNTKTEEGVMDDADTVRLVTVDGWDVAACGGTHVSNTAEIGPVTVLGRSNPGEGLTRVEFAVGAAGIDRRAAVHRAALDAARELETGVADVGEAAASLRADNERLEREVRELESELLENRIAEFETVTKEGATWRVGVLDGFDANRAGEAAKSAVGEAGGADVVAVVGAGERPYVVVTADGESGVHAGDVVEGATDEFGGGGGGGPPFAQGGGLDADPVDVTAFLRDV from the coding sequence ATGCTGACGCGTGCTCCCGCGGAGCCGACGATTCGCGAGTTCGAAGCCGAGGTGACGGGCGTCGACGGCCGCGCGGTGACGCTCGACCGGACGTACTTCTACGCCGAGAGCGGCGGCCAACCCGCCGACAGGGGGACGCTCGACGGCGTCCCGGTCGAAGACGTGCAGACGGACGCGGGGACGGAGTCTGTGGTTCACACGCTCGAATCCGACCCCGACTTCTCGCCGGGGGACCGGGTGACCGGCGTCGTCGACGACGAGTTCCGGACGTACTGCATGCGCGCACACACGGCTAGTCACGTTCTTTACGGTGCCGGTCGGGAGGTGCTCTCGGACCTCGGCTACGGCGGGTTCGACATCTCGCCCGAGAAGGTGCGCGTCGACTTCGTCACCTCCACCGACATCGACGACGAGGTGCTGGTCGAACTCGAACGCCTCGTCAACCGCACCGTCTGGGAGTCCCGCGGCGTCTCGTGGGAGGAGGTTCCGACCGAGGAGGCCCTCGACCGGGCGGAGGTGGCGTTTAACACCAAGACCGAGGAGGGCGTGATGGACGACGCCGACACGGTTCGTCTCGTCACCGTCGACGGCTGGGACGTGGCCGCCTGCGGCGGGACGCACGTCTCGAACACCGCGGAGATAGGCCCCGTCACCGTCCTCGGACGCTCGAACCCCGGCGAGGGACTCACCCGCGTGGAGTTCGCCGTCGGCGCGGCGGGCATCGACCGGCGCGCGGCGGTCCACCGCGCGGCCCTCGACGCCGCCCGCGAACTCGAAACCGGCGTCGCGGACGTCGGCGAAGCGGCGGCGTCGCTCCGGGCGGACAACGAGCGGTTAGAGCGAGAGGTCCGCGAACTCGAATCCGAACTGCTGGAGAACCGAATCGCGGAGTTCGAGACGGTCACGAAGGAGGGGGCGACGTGGCGCGTCGGCGTCCTCGACGGCTTCGACGCCAACCGCGCGGGCGAGGCGGCGAAGTCGGCCGTCGGCGAGGCGGGCGGCGCCGACGTGGTGGCCGTCGTCGGCGCGGGCGAACGACCGTACGTCGTCGTCACCGCCGACGGGGAGAGCGGCGTCCACGCCGGCGACGTCGTCGAGGGAGCGACCGACGAGTTCGGCGGCGGCGGAGGCGGCGGCCCGCCGTTCGCGCAGGGCGGCGGCCTCGACGCCGACCCGGTGGACGTGACGGCGTTCCTGCGAGACGTCTGA
- a CDS encoding multiprotein-bridging factor 1 family protein, translating to MPKYSTGGGGGGNDGDSCELCGRSTPKLRRANVAGADLLVCPDCAPHDDSRHEGGGSSSGGSSSSDGEPNRKKRAAQRQAKMYDQAKGDSKHWEQGTNYEKDRLPYLVSDYGDVVANARQEAGLTVEELAAELDAEESDVDAVEQGRATRADVGGSLVRALEERLGVTLVDE from the coding sequence ATGCCGAAGTACTCCACCGGAGGCGGGGGAGGCGGGAACGACGGCGATAGCTGCGAACTCTGCGGTCGTTCGACGCCGAAACTCCGCCGCGCCAACGTCGCCGGCGCCGACCTCTTGGTCTGCCCGGACTGCGCGCCGCACGACGACTCCCGGCACGAGGGCGGCGGGTCGTCGTCCGGCGGTTCGTCCTCCTCGGACGGGGAGCCGAACCGGAAGAAACGCGCCGCCCAGCGGCAGGCGAAGATGTACGACCAGGCGAAGGGCGACTCCAAGCACTGGGAGCAGGGGACGAACTACGAGAAGGACCGACTCCCCTACCTCGTCTCCGACTACGGCGACGTGGTGGCGAACGCCCGCCAGGAGGCGGGTCTGACCGTCGAGGAACTCGCGGCGGAACTCGACGCCGAGGAGTCCGACGTCGACGCCGTCGAACAGGGGCGGGCCACCCGCGCGGACGTCGGCGGGTCGCTCGTCCGCGCCCTCGAAGAGCGACTGGGCGTGACACTCGTCGACGAGTAG
- a CDS encoding DUF420 domain-containing protein → MELRARNHVPAVTAALSAVSLALVFGTVLGYVPESSLPRASERTLAAIPHLNAVLSTTAIGTILLGVRAIRRGDVSRHRTLMLTTLALFVAFLVCYLYRIALVGTAEFPGPAAVYRFVYLPTLAIHILLAIACIPLVYYAVLVAVTRPVAEIYDSAHRRVGRVAASLWLVSFFLGDVVYLLLYHVY, encoded by the coding sequence ATGGAACTCCGCGCTCGAAACCACGTCCCCGCGGTGACGGCGGCGCTGAGCGCCGTCTCGCTGGCGCTCGTCTTCGGCACCGTGCTCGGCTACGTCCCGGAGTCGTCGCTCCCCCGCGCCTCCGAACGCACGCTGGCCGCCATCCCGCACCTGAACGCGGTGCTCAGCACGACGGCCATCGGAACCATCCTCCTCGGCGTGCGCGCGATACGCCGCGGCGACGTGAGCCGGCACCGGACGCTGATGCTCACCACGCTGGCGCTGTTCGTCGCCTTCCTCGTCTGCTATCTCTACCGTATCGCGCTCGTGGGAACGGCCGAGTTCCCCGGCCCCGCGGCGGTGTACCGCTTCGTCTACCTCCCGACGCTGGCTATCCACATCCTCCTGGCCATCGCCTGTATCCCGCTGGTCTACTACGCCGTCCTCGTCGCCGTGACCCGACCGGTCGCGGAGATATACGACAGCGCGCACAGGCGGGTCGGCCGCGTCGCGGCGTCGCTGTGGCTCGTCTCCTTCTTCCTCGGCGACGTGGTGTACCTCCTGCTGTACCACGTCTACTGA
- a CDS encoding ferritin-like domain-containing protein, with protein MVLETSRDLFVHELKQMYYVENRLVDVLDELAAETPDEKLAKGFSSHRDETRQQVERLERVFRELGETPEEAESGVLDGLLRDREEFEREVGSDDLKTPFNLTAGIKTERVEITAYQSLITLANELEFEGDVKGPLEANLDEEKDTLRSLEKIQKGSSIKKAIRNLL; from the coding sequence ATGGTCCTCGAAACGTCACGCGACCTGTTCGTGCACGAACTCAAGCAGATGTACTACGTGGAGAACCGACTCGTCGACGTGCTGGACGAACTCGCCGCCGAGACGCCGGACGAGAAACTCGCGAAGGGCTTCTCGTCTCACCGCGACGAGACGCGGCAGCAGGTGGAACGCCTCGAACGGGTGTTCCGAGAACTCGGCGAGACGCCGGAGGAGGCCGAGAGCGGCGTCCTCGACGGTCTGCTGCGCGACCGCGAGGAGTTCGAGCGGGAGGTGGGGTCGGACGACCTCAAGACGCCGTTCAACCTCACGGCGGGCATCAAGACCGAGCGCGTGGAGATAACGGCGTACCAGTCGCTCATCACGCTCGCCAACGAACTCGAGTTCGAGGGCGACGTGAAGGGGCCGCTCGAAGCGAACCTCGACGAGGAGAAGGACACGCTGCGGTCGCTCGAGAAGATACAGAAGGGTTCGAGCATCAAGAAGGCCATCCGGAACCTGCTGTAG
- the purF gene encoding amidophosphoribosyltransferase, protein MSDGRDAQTPTPGRDAGRQQPTAADLSGPTEKCGVVGVALSDRAAARPLYYSLYALQHRGQESAGIVTHDGFQQHSHVETGLVGDVFGESDLDSLAGATGIGHVRYPTSGGLGSCCAQPFSVSFKSGSLGLAHNGNLVNADEIRAELEDLGHAFTSAGDTEVIAHELARNLLEEDLVRAVKHTMTRIHGSYSLTIMHDETVLGVRDPEGNRPLCIGELEDGYVLASESAAIDTLDGELVRDVRPGELVVLDADGSGYDTYQLVEREDTAHCFFEHVYFARPDSVIDDTLVYEARRDLGRKLWEESGVESDVVMPVPDSGRAFASGYAEAANETTPDGDPREGEDSVEFAEGLMKNRYVGRTFIMPTQDERERAVRLKLNPIKSTIEGRSVTIIDDSIVRGTTSRQLVQLVRDAGAEEVHVRIGAPPIVAPCYMGIDMATREELIASDKTTAEIRDDIGADSLSYLSIDAISEVLGESRTDLCLGCVTGEYPYDIDGEATDRDVSRPAISEDATLADD, encoded by the coding sequence ATGTCAGACGGGCGGGACGCTCAGACCCCCACACCCGGACGCGACGCGGGCCGACAGCAACCGACCGCCGCGGACCTCTCGGGGCCCACCGAGAAGTGCGGCGTCGTCGGCGTCGCCCTCTCGGACCGCGCCGCCGCGCGGCCCCTGTACTACTCCCTGTACGCGCTTCAGCACCGCGGGCAGGAGTCGGCGGGAATCGTCACCCACGACGGGTTCCAACAGCACAGCCACGTCGAGACGGGACTCGTCGGCGACGTGTTCGGCGAGTCCGACCTCGACTCGCTGGCGGGGGCGACGGGCATCGGGCACGTCCGCTACCCCACCTCCGGGGGTCTCGGCTCCTGTTGCGCCCAACCGTTCTCCGTCTCGTTCAAGTCGGGGTCGCTCGGCCTCGCGCACAACGGCAACCTCGTGAACGCCGACGAGATACGCGCGGAACTGGAGGACCTCGGGCACGCGTTCACCTCGGCGGGCGACACGGAGGTCATCGCCCACGAACTCGCTCGGAATCTCTTAGAAGAGGACCTCGTCCGCGCCGTCAAACACACGATGACGCGCATCCACGGCTCCTACTCGCTGACCATCATGCACGACGAGACGGTGCTCGGCGTCCGGGACCCCGAAGGCAACCGGCCGCTCTGCATCGGCGAACTGGAGGACGGCTACGTCCTCGCCAGCGAGTCCGCGGCCATCGACACCCTCGACGGCGAACTCGTCCGCGACGTGCGACCGGGCGAACTCGTCGTCCTCGACGCCGACGGCTCCGGCTACGACACCTACCAACTCGTCGAACGGGAGGACACCGCCCACTGTTTCTTCGAGCACGTCTACTTCGCCCGCCCCGACTCCGTCATCGACGACACCCTCGTCTACGAGGCCCGCCGCGACCTGGGTCGAAAGCTCTGGGAGGAGTCCGGCGTCGAGTCCGACGTGGTGATGCCCGTCCCCGACTCCGGCCGCGCGTTCGCCTCCGGGTACGCCGAGGCGGCCAACGAGACGACGCCCGACGGCGACCCCCGCGAGGGCGAGGACAGCGTCGAGTTCGCCGAGGGCCTGATGAAGAACCGCTACGTCGGTCGGACGTTCATCATGCCGACGCAGGACGAACGCGAACGCGCCGTCCGCCTGAAGCTCAATCCGATAAAGAGCACCATCGAGGGGCGTTCGGTCACCATCATCGACGACAGCATCGTCCGCGGCACCACCTCCCGACAACTCGTCCAACTCGTCCGCGACGCCGGCGCGGAGGAGGTGCACGTCCGCATCGGCGCGCCGCCCATCGTCGCCCCCTGCTACATGGGCATCGACATGGCCACGCGCGAGGAACTCATCGCCTCGGATAAGACCACGGCGGAGATACGCGACGACATCGGCGCCGACAGCCTCTCGTACCTCTCCATCGACGCCATCAGCGAGGTGCTCGGCGAGTCGCGGACGGACCTCTGTCTCGGGTGCGTCACCGGCGAGTACCCCTACGACATCGACGGGGAGGCGACGGACCGCGACGTCTCCCGACCCGCCATCTCCGAGGACGCGACGCTCGCCGACGACTGA
- a CDS encoding 50S ribosomal protein L37e yields the protein MTGAGTPSQGKKNKTTHVKCRRCGEKSYHVKKKQCSSCGFGKSAKRRDYEWQSKSGDHGN from the coding sequence ATGACGGGAGCAGGAACCCCGAGCCAAGGAAAGAAGAACAAGACGACGCACGTGAAGTGCCGTCGCTGCGGTGAGAAGTCCTACCACGTGAAGAAGAAGCAGTGCTCCTCGTGCGGGTTCGGCAAGTCCGCCAAACGCCGCGACTACGAGTGGCAGTCGAAGTCGGGCGACCACGGTAACTGA
- a CDS encoding LSM domain-containing protein: MSGRPLDVLEASLEESVTVNLKDGSSYHGTLAGYDQHMNVVLEAPADEEETILGEIEVTPVEDTTIIRGDNVVTIKA; this comes from the coding sequence ATGAGCGGACGACCCCTCGACGTACTCGAGGCTTCGCTGGAAGAATCCGTGACCGTCAACCTGAAAGACGGGAGCTCCTACCACGGAACTCTGGCGGGCTACGACCAGCACATGAACGTTGTCCTCGAGGCGCCGGCCGACGAAGAGGAGACCATCCTCGGCGAGATAGAAGTGACGCCGGTGGAAGACACAACCATTATACGCGGCGATAACGTCGTCACGATCAAAGCATGA